The genomic DNA TCGACCTCGTCGACCGGCGGTACGACGGGCACGGGTACGACGGGCGCTGGCACGTCCGGCACCGGCGCGGGTACGACCGCGGCGGCCGGCGTTGCAGGCCTGACCGGTGCGGCTGCGGCCACGTCGGCGGGCTCGGGCACCGACAGCTCGCGTACGACGACCGGCGCCGGCTCTGCCGACGCGGGCTCGCCGAAGCACGAGGAGCCGACGCTGTTCTCGGCTGCCGGCGGCACCTCCGCCGGTGACGCCAAGGCCGGCGGGTCCGACCCGATGACCGAGCGTTTCGGCGCCGGTGCCGTCTCGCCGCTCGAGGGTGGCAAGGCTCCGTCGAGCGACTACGTCATCAAGGGCAACGCCGACTCGATGCTCTACCACAGCGACAAGAGCCCGAGCTATCGGGCGACGGTCGCCGAGGTGTGGTTCAAGGACGAGTCCGCTGCTGAGGCAGCCGGATTCAAGGCCTGGGACCACAAGCGTCGTGCGGGTGGCTCGTCGGCCGGTGGCTCGTCCACCGCGTCGGGCACCGCGGGCTTCGCCGGTGGCGCTGCTGCCGAGAAGCCGGCCAAGGCCGACCCGCTCACCGAGAAGTACGGTGTGGGCGCTGCCTCGCCGCTCGAGGGTGGCAAGGCGCCGTCGGGTGACTACACGGTCAAGGGCAACCTCGACTCCGAGCTCTACCACTCGGAGGCGTCGCCCAACTACCGGGCGACCGTCGCCGAGGTGTGGTTCAAGGACGAGTCCGCTGCCGAGGCAGCCGGATTCAAGCCGTGGGACCACAAGCGGCGCGCGACCAAGGCTGAGGCCGCTGGCGGCTCCTCGTCCAGCGCGGGCACGGCCGCTACGGCGACCGGCACGGCGGCCGCAGCGACCGGCACGGCCGGCCTCGCGGCCACCGGCGCGGGTGCTGACGACAGGGGTGCTGCGAAGGCTGACGAGACCGACCCGATCACCGCGCAGTTCGGTGCGGGTGCGGCCTCGCCGCTCGAGGGTGGTGCAGCTCCGTCCGCGGACTACACCGTCAAGGGCAACGCCGACTCCATGCTCTTCCACACGGAGGACAGCCCGGGGTTCAAGGCGACCATCGCCGAGGTCTGGTTCAAGGACGAGGCGGCTGCTCGCGCGGCCGGTTTCCGTCACTGGGACCACCGCAAGCGCTGATCGCATGATCGGTTGAAGGGGTCGGTCGCCTCCGGGCGGCCGGCCCCTTCGTCGTACGCGGGGCGCCCGTCGTACGCGGGGCGGCCGTCGTACGCGCGGCGCCATACGCGTCGTACGCGGGGCGCCCGACCGTCGTACGGGGGCGGCCGTCGTACGCGCGGCGCCCGGCTCTCGTACGCGCCGGCCAGGTCTCCCTCGCCCGGGCCACTGCCGCGAAAGCTGTCTGTTCGGCAGTGCATGGAGTGCCGGACAGACGAGATTCGCGGCACGGGCCCTCGGCAGAACTTGGGGAGATGCACATCCATGCGTGTGCACCTCCCCAGCTTTCGCCGGGAGGGGCAGGTTGAATGGGCGGCATGTCCGCCGAGCACGCGCGCCTGCGCGCCCTGTCCGCACGGTGGTGGCAGGGGCCGCTGACCGTGCCCGCGACGCCGCTCGACCGCCGCCGGCTGCTGCACGAGACCTGGCTCGTGCTCGGCGTCAGCCTTGGGGCGTCGGCGATCTGGTCGGCCCTGTCGATCCTCAAGCGTCTCGCCGACAACCGACCGCTCAACCAGCAGGCGTCGCAGCTCAACGTGAGCCGCGCCGCGCAGTCCTGGCTCGACCTCGCCTACCAGCTCACCGACATCGCGCTCGCACTCGTGCCGGTGCTGCTCGCACTGCACCTGCTGCACCGCGAGATCGACTCTCCTGCAAGGTTTCTCGGCCTCGACCGACGTCGCCCGAGCAGTGACCTGCGGTGGGGTCTCGGCCTCACCGCGGTCATCGGCGTCCCCGGCCTCGCGCTCTATCTCATCGCTCGCTCGGCCGGCCTCAACACGCAGGTGGTGGCCGCCGACCTCGGCCAGCACTGGTGGAGTCTGCCGGTGCTCGTGCTGTCTGCGTGGCAGAACGCCGTGCTCGAGGAAGTCATCATGATCGGCTACCTCTTCACCCGCTGGACGCAGGCCGGGTGGCGGCTGCCGCAGGTGCTGGTCGTGTCGGCCCTGATCCGGGGCTCGTACCACCTCTACCAGGGGTTCGGCGGCTTCGTCGGCAACGTCGTGATGGGGCTGATCATGGGCGCGGTCTACCTGCGGACGCGCCGAGTCATGCCCCTCGTGATCGCGCATGCGCTGCTCGACACGATCGCCTTCGTCGGCTACGCGCTGCTGCGCGACCACGTCTCCTGGCTCTGACCAGACACGGCCTCCGGCAAAGCTTGGCGAACAGCACACGCATGGATGTGGCGGGCTCAGGTGGTTCGCGCAACGCCTGTGATGAAAGGTCAGGTGTTGCAGCATGTCTCGTCCTCGTCGTGGGAGGCCGCCGGTGCCGTGGGAGCGGCGTCGGCTGTTCTGGGAGGCGTTGGCCGGTGGTGAGTCGGTCGCGGCCGCGGCGGCCGCGGCGGGCGTGTCCGATCAGTCGGGGTATGTGTGGTTGGCCCAGTCCGGTGGTATTCCTCCGAGGGTGAGTGAGTCCGGTGGGCGCCTGAGCCTGGAAGATCGAGCACAGCTGCAGTGGTTGCTCTCACAGCAGCCGCGTCCGTCGTTGCGGGCGATCGCGGCGCAGCTGGGGCGGGCGCCCTCGACGATCACCCGGGAGCTGGTCCGGGCCGGGGTCGATCCGAAGGACCCGGTCGGTTATCAGGCCGCGCGGGCGCAGCGCCTGGCGCAGGACAACGCGCGGGCCGCCGGCGCGGCCCGGCACGCGGGTCGGCCGTTGAAGCTGAGCCCGGGGAGCCGGTTGTGGGCCGAAGTAGTCTCGGGGCTGAAACAGCGGCATAGCCCTGAGCAGATCGCTCACCGGCTGCGCACGGACTTCCCTGACGATCCGGAGATGCGGGTGTCGCACGAGACGATCTACCAGGCGCTGTACGTCCAAGGGCGTGGCAGCCTGCGCGCGCAGGTCGGTGACGCGTTGCGGTCCGGGCGGGCCCGGCGGATCCCGCGCGGCGCGGCTCGGGCCGGCAAGCACGCGAAGATCGTCGGGATGGTCAACATCAGCGAACGTCCTGCCGAGGCCGATGACCGGGCCGTGCCCGGCCACTGGGAAGGCGACCTGATCATCGGCGCCGGCAACCAGTCAGCGATCGGGACCCTGGTCGAGCGATCGACCCGGTTCGTGATGCTGCTGCACCTGCCCAACGGGCACACCGCCGAGCAGGTCGAGCAAGCCATGACCGCCAAGATCATGACCCTGCCCGAACACCTACGCCGGTCACTGACCTGGGACCAGGGCAGCGAGATGGCCCGGCACGCCAGCTTCAGCCTCGCCACCGGCATCCCGGTCTACTTCTGTGACCCGCGCTCACCCTGGCAACGCGGCAGCAACGAGAACACCAACGGCCTGCTACGCCAGTACTTCCCCAAGAGCACCGACCTGTCCCTGCACGGCCCCGGCATCCTGGACAACGTCGCAGCAGAGCTCAACGGCCGCCCCCGCAAGACCCTCGGCTGGGCCACCCCAGCCGAGAAGCTCAACAAGCTCCTCAACCAGCAAAACGTTGCGTAAACCGCTTGAGACCGCCTGTGCACCTGCCCAACTTTCGCCGGAGGCGGCGAAAGCTAGCGAACAGCACACGCATGGATGTGCACCCGCCCAACTTTTGCCGGTGAGAGGCCCGGTGGAGGGCAATCTGTGCCAGTCTGTGCGCACTGTGCGGTAACGATTGCCACCCGGAGGCTGACATGCCGAAGTCGTTGCGTCCCGTCCTCGTCGCGCTGTTCGCGACCCTGCTGGTCGTGTCGGGGGTGACGAGCGCCGGTGCGGGTACGCCGGCCGCGGCCCCTGCGGCGAGCCCGCCGACGGTCGTACCCCAGCCGTCACCCGGTGCGTGCCCGACACAGGCCACCACACCCAAGCGTGATCTGCGGGCGATGTGGGTGGCGAGCGTCGCCAACATCGACTGGCCGTCCAAGCCTGGTCTCACCCCGAAGCAGCAGCAGGACGAGCTGACCGGCTGGCTCGACCTGGCGGTGAAGCAGCGCCACAACGCCGTCATCCTGCAGGTGCGCCCGACCGCGGACGCGTTCTGGCCGTCGTCGTACGAACCGTGGTCGAAGTACCTCACCGGCACGCAGGGGCAGGACCCCGGATGGGACCCGTTGGGGTACGCCGTCCGCGAGGCTCATCGGCGCAACCTCGAGCTGCACGCGTGGTTCAACCCGTACCGGATCTCCATGGACACCAACGTGAATGCGCTGTCGCCGAGCCACCCGGCGCGGCTGCACCCGGACTGGGTGAAGGCGTACGGCGGCAAGCTCTACTACAACCCCGGCAACCCCGAGGCACGCCAGTACTCGGTCAACGCGATCCTCGACGCGGTCAAGAAGTACGACATCGACGCGGTCCACTTCGACGACTACTTCTACCCGTATCCCGTTGCAGGACAGACGTTCGACGACGCGGCCGAGTACGCGAGGTACGGCAACGGCATGTCCCTCGCCGACTGGCGGCGCGACAACGTGACGACGTTCATCCGCGAGGTCCGCGACGGCATCCGGAAGTACCGGCCGCAGGCGCAGCTCGGTGTCTCGCCCTTCGCGATCTGGCGCAACAAGGCGACCGACCCCGAGGGCTCGGACACCACGGCCGGCGCGCAGACGTACGACGACCTCTACGCCGACACCCGCAAGTGGGTCAAGGACGAGCTGCTGGACTACATCACGCCTCAGGTCTACTGGTCGCGCGGGTTCGCGGCGGCTGACTACGAGAAGGTCACCGACTGGTGGGCCAGGCAGGTGACCGGCACGCGCGTACACCTCTACATCGGTCAGGCGACGTACAAGGTGGCGCAGAACGCTGACCCGAAATGGTCTGAGCCGCAGGAGCTCTCGTCGCACCTTGACTTCAACACGCGCTACCCGCAGGTGCAGGGCAACATCTACTTCTCCGCGGTGCAGGTGAAGGCCGACCGTCTCGGCGCGACCTCTCTCCTGAACGAGAAGTGGTACTCCAGGCCCGCCCTCACGCCCGCCTCGCCGTGGCTCGACGACGAGCCCGCCGCCCCGCGTACGCCGGTTGTCGCCTATGCGCGCGGTGGCCAGGTGACGTGGGTGGCGACGCCGGGAGCGACGTCGTACGCGATCTACCGGGTAGCGGGTCGACCTGGGTCGTGCGACCTGGCCGATGCGCGCAATCTGGTTGCCACTGTTCGTGATTCGCAGGGTGCGTTCCAGTCGTGGACGGACCCGGCTGCGGACGGCGGTACGTATGTCGTCACCGCGGTCGACCGCGTCGGTAACGAGTCGGCCGGCCGCGTGGCCGGCTGAGCGGGCCCGCGCTGGTTGAGCCCATCGCTGGTTGAGCCGGTCGAGCCGGTCGAGCCCATCGCTGGTTGAGCCGGTCGAGCCGGTCGAGCCCATCGCTGGTTGAGCCGGTCGAGCCCATCGCTGGTTGAGCCGGTCGAGCCGCTAGGCGAGAGCGTGTCGAAACCGAGGTGACATGTGGGGAGCGTCTCCCTCGCGGTTGCGGTGGTTTCGACTCGGGACTCCGCTAGCGCTCCGCCCCGGCTCAACCAGCGGAGTCTCCCGGCTCAACCAGCGGAGTCTCCCGGCTCAACCAGCGGAGTCTCCCGGCTCAACCAGCGGACCCTGGGACGACTGTCAGGATGCGCGGCTCGACGCCGGGCTCGGGCAGGCGAACCGGCTTGTCCCCCAACGAGACCCGTCCCAGCACGCGCGGCCGGTCGGCGCCGGTCATGCCGGGCAGCACACCGGGCACCTGGTGCCAGGTGAGGTAGCCGACCAGCGCCATGAGGTACGCCTCCTTGTCGTCGGCGCTCAACCCGTACGCGTCGCTCGGGCCGACCTCCACGTCGGGCAGCAGCGCCCGCAACCGAGCCATCAGCACCGGGTTGTGCACTCCGCCACCGGAGACGACAAGACGTGAGTTCGGCTGCAGATCAAGGGAGTCCGCCACAGTGCGTGCCGTCAGCTCGGTCAGCGTCGCCACCAGGTCAGCGTCCGAGACCGGACGAACCTGCGCGACGAACCGGTCGACGTACGGCAGCGTGAACAGCTCGCGCCCGGTCGACTTCGGTGGCGCGAGCGCGTAGTACGGCTCGGCGAGCATCAGGTCGAGCAGGTCGGCGCGCACCGAGCCGTCGGCAGCGAGCCGACCGTCGACGTCGTACGACGACCGCCCGCCCGTGATGCGCGTGACGGCGGCGTCGATGAGACAGCTCGCCGGACCGGTGTCGAAGGCAACAGCCGATCCGGAGGGCGTCACGACCGTCACGTTGGCGATGCCGCCGAGGTTGAGGGCTGCTCCGCCGCCGAGCCCGCGCAGCCAGAGCATGTCGAGGGTGCCCGCCAGCGGCGCCCCCTGGCCGCCCGCAGCGATGTCGCGCGCCCGCACGTCAGAGACCACGGGCAGCCCGGTGGCCTGCACGATGGGCGCGGGCTGGCCGAGCTGCAGCGTGCCCTCAGCCCGGCCGGCGGGCGATACCCAGTGGAACACCGTCTGCCCGTGGCTCACGACGAGGTCGGCATCACCGATGGACGCGATCAGGGAGGCGGCGGCCCGCCCGCACTCGCGCCCCACGAGCTCGTCGAGCTGCGCGACCTCGGCGACCGTCGTGCCCGCCGGAGGCAGCAGCGCGAGCAGCCGCGACCGCAGCGATGACGGCCACTCCCACGTGCGCGCGGCGAGCGGCTCCATCGTCAGCGCCCCGGACTCGGCCCCGGCGAACCGCGCCGCCGCGACGTCGAGCCCGTCCATCGAGGTGCCCGAGATCATGCCGACGACGATCATGGCCGGACGGTACCGTCTGGGGGTGCTTGTCGTCCGAACCGTCGCTGACCTGCGTGAGTCCCTGCGTGCTGCCCGCCGTGCGGAGGCCACGATCGGCCTCGTGCCCACGATGGGGGCGCTGCACCACGGGCACGAGGCGCTGATGGAGCAGGCCCGCCGAGAGTGCGACGTCGTGGTCATCTCGATCTTCGTCAACCCGACGCAGTTCAACGACCCGACCGATCTCGAGCGCTACCCGCGCACCGAGGAGGCCGACCTCGCCGCGGCCGAGCGCAACGGTGTCGACATCGCGTTCGTGCCGGACGTCGCCGAGATGTACCCCTCCGGCTCGTCGATCGAGGTCCGCCTCGACGGGCCGCTCGTCGACACGCTCGAGGGCGCGCACCGCGGGTCCGACCACTTCCACGGCGTGACGACCGTGGTCGCCAAGCTGTTCAACATCGCCCAGCCGACGCACGCCTACTTCGGGCAGAAGGACGCCCAGCAGGTGCTCGTGGTGCAGGCGCTGGTGCGCGAGCTCAACCTGCCCGTCGAGATCCGCGTCGTCGACACGGTCCGCGAGCCCGATGGCCTGGCGATGTCGAGCCGCAACATCCACGTCAAGGGTGACGACCGGCGGCGGGCGCTCGCCCTCAAGGCTGCGCTCGACGCGACCCAGTCGGCGTACGACGGTGGGTCGCGTGACGGTGCCGCCCTCGTCGAGGCGGGGGTCGCCGCCATGAAGACGTACGACGTCGAGCCCGAGTACCTCGCGGTCGTCGACCCGGTGACGCTCGAGCCCCTGACGGAGGTCGACGCAGGCGCGCTCGTCGTGATCGCCGCTCCCGTCGGCCCGGTCCGACTCATCGACAACGCTGTGATCCGCTGATCGGAGATCTCTCGAATGTCCAGCCGTCCCAACGCTTCTCGTGCTTCCAGTGACGAGCGAGCACCGCTCTCTCTTCCTGCGCTCCGTGCGCTCAAGGCGGAGGGCACACCCGTCGTCATGGTCACCGCGTACGACTACCCGTCGGCGGTCGCGGCCGAGCACGCCGGCGCCGACATCGTGCTCGTCGGCGACTCCGGTGCGATGACCGTGCTCGGCTACGACTCCACCGTGCCGGCGACCGTCGACGAGATGCTGATGCTGACCCGCGCGACGCGCCGCGGCCTGCGTACTCCGGTGCTGGTCACGGACCTGCCGTTCGGCTCGTACGAGGTGTCTGACGAGCAGGCGGTCGAGACGGCGATGCGGTTCGTCAAGGAGGCCGGCGCGCACGCGGTCAAGCTCGAGCGCGGCGAGCCCACGTCGGTCGCGCGCGCAGCGGCGATCGTCGCCGCCGGCATCCCGGTGATGGGCCACATCGGCCTCACCCCGCAGACCGCCACCGCGCTGGGTGGTTACAAGGCGCAGGGCCGCGTCGGAGCGGACGCCGCCAAGATCGTCGAGCAGGCGGTCGCGCTGCAGGACGCCGGCTGCTTCTCGGTGGTGCTGGAGTGCATCCCGAGCCCGGTCACCGAGGCGATCATGACCCGCATGGACCGCGCTGTCGTGATCGGCATCGGCGCAGGTCCGGCCGCCGACGGGCAGGTGCTGGTCTTCCACGACCTGCTCGGCATCCGCGAGGGCAAGGGCGCCAAGTTCGTGAAGCGCTACGCCGACCTGCAGGACGCCATGGACGCCGGCGTCGCGGCGTACGCCGACGAGGTCCGTTCGCGTGCCTACCCCGCGCCCGAGCACGGTTATGCGATGCCCGACGACCAGGTGGCCGCGATGAAGGCCGCCCTCGGCGACTGACACATCGCCCGCCGAGAGGCACACCGTTCGCCCAGAGGCACACCCCTGGGCCTTGCCTCTCGCCGAACGGTGTGCCTCTCGGTGAGCGCGCGGGCGAGGGTCCGCTGCTACCTTCGGGGCCACACCGGCCAGGTCGAAACAGGGGGAGTGCTGTGGGAGATCTCGTACGCGGCCGCGGCCGCCTCATCGCGGTGCTCGCCGCCGTCGCGCTCGTCGTGGTGCTGGTGGCCGCGAAGGTGTGGCCCTCCGACACCACGACCGGCTGCACCAAGGACGCATCGGGCGCCCCGCTCTCGGCCCATGACGCCGAGCTGACGTCCAACCCGATCGTGCAGCGCGTGGCTCAGGGCGTGGCGCACGAAGACGCGCGGCGCTATCTCGACCAGAGCAGCCTCGAGGTGCCGTCGAAGGCTGACGCCGAGCGCGTCGCGAAGTCCCTCGACAAGAACGGCCACTGCATCAACGCCTGAGCCGGTGCACGTGGCGCTCGTGAGGCAGGTCGTGGCGGTCGAGCAGCAGCTGGGCGCCGTCGAGCGCTGAGCCGCTCGCCGCGCGCCACCGCAGCGGCCTGACCGCCTCGGCCATCGGCGCGAGCAGGGCCGACCCGAGACCGGTGAGCCCGCCCACGACGGCGACGCTGTCGACTCCGCCGACCTCGTCGGCCGCCTCGGTCGCCGTACGCGCCAGGGCCGAGGCCGCTGAGGCGATCAGTGCCGCGGCCGCCGCGTCACCGTCAGCCGCCAGGGCGCCGAGGTCGGGCACCAGCGAGGCGCGCCGCCGAGCGTGCTCGTACGACCGGTCGCCCGCCAGCTCGCGCCACGTGTCACCGAGGCGTCGGCGTACGACGTCCGCCCACCTGCCCGAGTGCGCCGCCTCGGTGATCATCGCCGTCCCGATCCAGGCTCCGCTTCCGACGTCGCCGTCGACCGGGCCGAGCCCGTCGACGACCGCGACTGCACCGTTCGGACCGACCGCGACCGCGACCGCGCCGGTGCCCGCGACGACGACCACCCCGGCCGTACCGCCGAGCGCACCGGCGTGGGCCGTCACGGCGTCGCTGGTCACGGCGACCGAGGCGCCGGCGTACGTCGTGTGCAGCCGCTCGGCGAGATGCTGTGCGGCGTCGGGGTCGGTGAGCGCGCCGGCCGCGCCGACGGCGAGCCGGCGTACGGACGTCACACCCGTGGCGGTCACTGCCTGCTGGATACTGGCGAGCGCGGCTCCGGCTCCGGCCGGAGTGCTCAGGCCAGGAGCGCCGACGGCCTCGCCGATCGCTCCGCCGCTGCGGGCCCGGCACCGGGTCTTGCCCAGGTCGAGCACCACATCCGTCACCGGGTCAGCCTGCTGGTGGGCCTCAGCAGATGTCAACGATTTCCCGCCTCCAGAGGTCGAAGGTTGGTTGTTGCCATTCCAGGTGGCTAGGGTGACCCCAGATTCAGGAGCGGAGGGTTGCGCCATGCCACGCACAACGAAGTCGGCAGGTTCCGCCGTCAGTGGTCGCCAGAGCGACGTGCTGGTGCGCCTCAGGTCATCGTTGCCGAGTCTGCAGCCGGCTGAGCAGCGGGTCGCCCAGGTCGTCATCAGCGATCCCGCGTCGTCGGCTCATCTGTCGATCACGGGTCTCGCCGAAGAGGCTGCCACGTCCGTGGCCACCGTGGCACGGTTTGCCCGAAAAGCCGGCTTCAACGGATATCCCGAGCTGCGCATCGCGCTCGCGGGTGCGGCGGCGCGCGAGGACGTCCTGCTCGGTGTGGCCGGCCGGCAGCCCCCGGCCGAGCTCGACGAGTCCGCCTCGCTGCGCGATGTCGTCGGCTCGATCGTCCACCACGAGACACGTGCTCTGCAGGAGACCGCCGAGCACCTCGACCTCGACCAGCTGCAGGCCGCCGTCGACGCGATCGGCAGTGCTCGCCGCGTCGACGTCTTCGGCGTCGGTGCCAGTGGCGCGGTCGCCACCGACCTGTCCGCCAAGCTGCAGCGCATCGGCCGAATCGCGTTCTGCTGGACCGAGATTCACGCTGCTGCGACCGCGACGGCGCTGCTCGGCAAGGGCGACGTCGCCGTCGGCATCTCCCACAGCGGAGCCACCGTCGACACCGTCGAACCCCTCACCCGCGCCCGCGACGCAGGCGCCACGACGGTCGCGATCACCAACTTCGACGGGTCGCCGCTCGCCGACGCCGCCGACATCGTCCTGACGACCGCTGCCCGCGAGACGACGTTCCGGTCGGGCGCCACCGCGAGCCGCACCGCTCAGCTGGCGGTCGTCGACATCCTGTTCGTCGCGGTGGCCCGCCTCGACCTGTCGGCCTCCACCGACGCACTGAGCAAGACGCACGACGCTGTCACCGCCCGCCGACTGCCGACGTCGCGTACGAGCGACGGCCGGAGCCGCGCGTGACCTCATCGCCCGTCGACCCGGCACTCGCCGGGCTCGCCACCGAGGGCCGCAACCCCTCGTCCCAGGGTCTCGACCGGATGACCACGGCCGAGCTCGTCGCGCTGATGAACGCCGAGGACGCCGGTGTCGCCTCCGCGGTGGCGCAGGCACTGCCCCAGGTCACCGCCGCGGTCGACCTCGTCGCGCGCTCGATCCACGACGGCGGGCGCCTCGTCTACATCGGCGCCGGCACCAGCGGGCGGCTCGCGCTGCTCGACGCGGCCGAGTGCCCGCCGACCTTCAGCACCGACCCGGCCCAGGTCATCACGCTCCTCGCCGGTGGCGAGCAGGCTTTCACCCAGGCCGTCGAGGGCGCCGAGGACGACACCGACGCCGCGGCACAGGACATCGACGCCGCAGGTGTCGGACCACTCGACACCGTCGTCGGCCTGACGGCGAGCGGCCGTACGCCGTACGTCGTGGCCGGGCTCGACCGCGCTCGCGAGCTCGGTGCCCCGACGGTGTCGATCTCGTGCAACGCCGGCTCGGTCGTGAGCGGCCACGCCGACGTCGCGATCGAGGTCGTGACCGGCCCGGAGGTGCTCACCGGCTCGACCCGGCTCAAGGCCGGCACTGCTCAGAAGATGGTCTGCAACATGCTGACCACCGCCTCGATGGTGCGCAACGGCAAGACGTTCAAGGACCTCATGGTCGACATGCGGCCCACCAACGGCAAGCTGCTCGACCGGGCCCGCC from Luteipulveratus halotolerans includes the following:
- a CDS encoding MurR/RpiR family transcriptional regulator produces the protein MPRTTKSAGSAVSGRQSDVLVRLRSSLPSLQPAEQRVAQVVISDPASSAHLSITGLAEEAATSVATVARFARKAGFNGYPELRIALAGAAAREDVLLGVAGRQPPAELDESASLRDVVGSIVHHETRALQETAEHLDLDQLQAAVDAIGSARRVDVFGVGASGAVATDLSAKLQRIGRIAFCWTEIHAAATATALLGKGDVAVGISHSGATVDTVEPLTRARDAGATTVAITNFDGSPLADAADIVLTTAARETTFRSGATASRTAQLAVVDILFVAVARLDLSASTDALSKTHDAVTARRLPTSRTSDGRSRA
- the murQ gene encoding N-acetylmuramic acid 6-phosphate etherase, translated to MTSSPVDPALAGLATEGRNPSSQGLDRMTTAELVALMNAEDAGVASAVAQALPQVTAAVDLVARSIHDGGRLVYIGAGTSGRLALLDAAECPPTFSTDPAQVITLLAGGEQAFTQAVEGAEDDTDAAAQDIDAAGVGPLDTVVGLTASGRTPYVVAGLDRARELGAPTVSISCNAGSVVSGHADVAIEVVTGPEVLTGSTRLKAGTAQKMVCNMLTTASMVRNGKTFKDLMVDMRPTNGKLLDRARRIVAAAADVDVATAGAALDRADGSTKVAIVMLLTGRDARGSQALLAASDGVVSAALAGRTG
- the panB gene encoding 3-methyl-2-oxobutanoate hydroxymethyltransferase; translated protein: MSSRPNASRASSDERAPLSLPALRALKAEGTPVVMVTAYDYPSAVAAEHAGADIVLVGDSGAMTVLGYDSTVPATVDEMLMLTRATRRGLRTPVLVTDLPFGSYEVSDEQAVETAMRFVKEAGAHAVKLERGEPTSVARAAAIVAAGIPVMGHIGLTPQTATALGGYKAQGRVGADAAKIVEQAVALQDAGCFSVVLECIPSPVTEAIMTRMDRAVVIGIGAGPAADGQVLVFHDLLGIREGKGAKFVKRYADLQDAMDAGVAAYADEVRSRAYPAPEHGYAMPDDQVAAMKAALGD
- a CDS encoding IS30 family transposase translates to MSRPRRGRPPVPWERRRLFWEALAGGESVAAAAAAAGVSDQSGYVWLAQSGGIPPRVSESGGRLSLEDRAQLQWLLSQQPRPSLRAIAAQLGRAPSTITRELVRAGVDPKDPVGYQAARAQRLAQDNARAAGAARHAGRPLKLSPGSRLWAEVVSGLKQRHSPEQIAHRLRTDFPDDPEMRVSHETIYQALYVQGRGSLRAQVGDALRSGRARRIPRGAARAGKHAKIVGMVNISERPAEADDRAVPGHWEGDLIIGAGNQSAIGTLVERSTRFVMLLHLPNGHTAEQVEQAMTAKIMTLPEHLRRSLTWDQGSEMARHASFSLATGIPVYFCDPRSPWQRGSNENTNGLLRQYFPKSTDLSLHGPGILDNVAAELNGRPRKTLGWATPAEKLNKLLNQQNVA
- a CDS encoding glycoside hydrolase family 10 protein: MPKSLRPVLVALFATLLVVSGVTSAGAGTPAAAPAASPPTVVPQPSPGACPTQATTPKRDLRAMWVASVANIDWPSKPGLTPKQQQDELTGWLDLAVKQRHNAVILQVRPTADAFWPSSYEPWSKYLTGTQGQDPGWDPLGYAVREAHRRNLELHAWFNPYRISMDTNVNALSPSHPARLHPDWVKAYGGKLYYNPGNPEARQYSVNAILDAVKKYDIDAVHFDDYFYPYPVAGQTFDDAAEYARYGNGMSLADWRRDNVTTFIREVRDGIRKYRPQAQLGVSPFAIWRNKATDPEGSDTTAGAQTYDDLYADTRKWVKDELLDYITPQVYWSRGFAAADYEKVTDWWARQVTGTRVHLYIGQATYKVAQNADPKWSEPQELSSHLDFNTRYPQVQGNIYFSAVQVKADRLGATSLLNEKWYSRPALTPASPWLDDEPAAPRTPVVAYARGGQVTWVATPGATSYAIYRVAGRPGSCDLADARNLVATVRDSQGAFQSWTDPAADGGTYVVTAVDRVGNESAGRVAG
- the panC gene encoding pantoate--beta-alanine ligase, translated to MLVVRTVADLRESLRAARRAEATIGLVPTMGALHHGHEALMEQARRECDVVVISIFVNPTQFNDPTDLERYPRTEEADLAAAERNGVDIAFVPDVAEMYPSGSSIEVRLDGPLVDTLEGAHRGSDHFHGVTTVVAKLFNIAQPTHAYFGQKDAQQVLVVQALVRELNLPVEIRVVDTVREPDGLAMSSRNIHVKGDDRRRALALKAALDATQSAYDGGSRDGAALVEAGVAAMKTYDVEPEYLAVVDPVTLEPLTEVDAGALVVIAAPVGPVRLIDNAVIR
- a CDS encoding CPBP family intramembrane glutamic endopeptidase, translated to MSAEHARLRALSARWWQGPLTVPATPLDRRRLLHETWLVLGVSLGASAIWSALSILKRLADNRPLNQQASQLNVSRAAQSWLDLAYQLTDIALALVPVLLALHLLHREIDSPARFLGLDRRRPSSDLRWGLGLTAVIGVPGLALYLIARSAGLNTQVVAADLGQHWWSLPVLVLSAWQNAVLEEVIMIGYLFTRWTQAGWRLPQVLVVSALIRGSYHLYQGFGGFVGNVVMGLIMGAVYLRTRRVMPLVIAHALLDTIAFVGYALLRDHVSWL
- a CDS encoding anhydro-N-acetylmuramic acid kinase, producing MIVVGMISGTSMDGLDVAAARFAGAESGALTMEPLAARTWEWPSSLRSRLLALLPPAGTTVAEVAQLDELVGRECGRAAASLIASIGDADLVVSHGQTVFHWVSPAGRAEGTLQLGQPAPIVQATGLPVVSDVRARDIAAGGQGAPLAGTLDMLWLRGLGGGAALNLGGIANVTVVTPSGSAVAFDTGPASCLIDAAVTRITGGRSSYDVDGRLAADGSVRADLLDLMLAEPYYALAPPKSTGRELFTLPYVDRFVAQVRPVSDADLVATLTELTARTVADSLDLQPNSRLVVSGGGVHNPVLMARLRALLPDVEVGPSDAYGLSADDKEAYLMALVGYLTWHQVPGVLPGMTGADRPRVLGRVSLGDKPVRLPEPGVEPRILTVVPGSAG